The Chanodichthys erythropterus isolate Z2021 chromosome 14, ASM2448905v1, whole genome shotgun sequence genome window below encodes:
- the fhl2a gene encoding four and a half LIM domains protein 2a: MTERYDCHYCKESLFGKKYVLREENPYCVKCYESLYSNTCEECKKPIGCNSRDLSYKDRHWHEDCFHCFQCKRSLVDKPFSTKDEQLLCTECYSNEYSSKCHECKKTIMPGSRKMEHKGNSWHETCFTCQRCQQPIGTKSFIPKDNHNYCVPCYEKQFAMQCVHCKKPITTGGVTYHDQPWHKDCFLCTGCKQQLSGQRFTSRDDFAYCLNCFCNLYAKKCASCTTPISGLGGSKYISFEERQWHNDCFNCKKCSVSLVGRGFLTERDDILCPECGKDI, encoded by the exons ATGACTGAGCGATATGACTGCCACTACTGTAAGGAGTCTCTGTTTGGGAAGAAGTATGTTCTTCGTGAGGAAAACCCATACTGTGTGAAGTGCTATGAGAGCCTCTACTCCAATACCTGTGAGGAGTGCAAGAAACCCATCGGCTGCAACAGCAGG GATCTATCCTACAAGGACCGTCACTGGCATGAGGACTGTTTCCACTGCTTCCAGTGCAAGCGCTCACTGGTAGACAAGCCCTTCTCCACTAAAGATGAGCAGCTGCTGTGCACCGAGTGCTATTCTAATGAGTATTCCTCCAAATGCCATGAATGCAAGAAGACCATTATGCCTG GCTCCAGGAAGATGGAGCATAAAGGAAACAGCTGGCATGAGACCTGCTTTACCTGCCAGCGCTGCCAGCAGCCAATTGGCACCAAGAGCTTCATCCCCAAAGACAACCATAACTATTGCGTGCCCTGCTACGAAAAGCAGTTTGCCATGCAATGTGTTCACTGCAAGAAG CCCATCACTACTGGCGGTGTGACGTACCATGACCAGCCCTGGCATAAGGACTGTTTCCTGTGCACTGGCTGTAAGCAGCAGCTGTCTGGCCAGCGCTTCACCTCTCGTGATGACTTTGCCTACTGCCTCAACTGCTTCTGCAACTTGTATGCCAAGAAATGTGCCTCCTGCACCACCCCCATCAGTG GACTTGGAGGAAGCAAGTACATCTCCTTTGAGGAACGCCAGTGGCACAACGACTGTTTCAACTGCAAGAAGTGCTCTGTGTCTCTGGTGGGCAGAGGTTTCCTCACCGAGAGAGATGACATCCTGTGTCCCGAGTGTGGCAAAGACATCTGA